In Deltaproteobacteria bacterium, the following are encoded in one genomic region:
- a CDS encoding integration host factor subunit beta, with protein MTKAELVETVVENINGLTKKQTEVIVNTIFESIKDALARGDKVELRGFGSFKIRQRQSREGRNPKTGEMVAVPAKRVPFFKAGKELKIRVDS; from the coding sequence ATGACCAAGGCAGAGTTGGTCGAAACCGTTGTGGAAAACATCAACGGATTGACCAAGAAGCAGACGGAAGTCATTGTTAATACCATCTTTGAAAGCATCAAAGATGCCCTGGCCCGGGGGGACAAGGTGGAGTTGCGGGGATTCGGCAGTTTTAAGATACGACAGAGGCAATCCCGCGAGGGAAGAAATCCGAAGACCGGTGAGATGGTGGCGGTTCCGGCTAAACGAGTCCCTTTTTTTAAAGCGGGAAAAGAACTGAAGATTCGCGTAGACAGTTGA
- a CDS encoding 2-C-methyl-D-erythritol 2,4-cyclodiphosphate synthase — translation MRIGQGYDAHRLTDGRKLVLGGVTLPFERGLLGHSDADVLVHSICDALLGAAAMGDLGTHFPDTDDEYQGISSLDLLSRVNEMLERCGYRIGNIDATIIAERPRMIEFIPAMRENISITLGIYPSEVNIKATTTEGMGYTGKGEGIASIASALIQKTE, via the coding sequence ATGCGCATCGGACAGGGATATGATGCCCATCGGTTGACGGATGGCCGCAAACTGGTACTGGGAGGCGTTACCCTGCCCTTTGAGAGGGGATTGCTGGGGCACTCCGATGCGGATGTCCTGGTTCACTCCATCTGCGATGCCCTCCTGGGGGCGGCGGCAATGGGCGATCTCGGGACCCATTTTCCCGACACCGACGATGAGTACCAGGGCATCAGCAGTCTCGACCTTCTCTCCCGGGTCAACGAGATGTTGGAACGCTGCGGGTATCGAATCGGGAATATCGATGCCACGATCATCGCCGAGCGGCCCCGAATGATCGAGTTCATCCCCGCCATGCGGGAGAATATCTCGATCACCCTCGGGATCTATCCCTCGGAGGTGAACATCAAGGCGACCACCACGGAGGGAATGGGCTATACCGGAAAAGGCGAGGGGATCGCATCCATCGCCTCGGCCCTGATTCAAAAAACGGAGTAA
- a CDS encoding flavodoxin family protein: MQVLIVYYSKGGNTKKLAEEVARGVESAGVTALLKSAEEVTKEDFLASAGVIAGSPVYFGVMAWELKKVFDDFVGIRKKMENKVGAAFTTSGHASGGKETTIFSILQCMMIYGMILVGDPMSATGHYGTACVGAPDPETSENGFKLGGRVAELCRKLA, from the coding sequence ATGCAGGTGCTTATCGTGTACTATTCCAAAGGGGGCAATACAAAGAAACTGGCGGAAGAGGTCGCCCGGGGCGTAGAATCCGCCGGGGTAACGGCGCTGTTGAAAAGTGCAGAGGAGGTGACGAAAGAGGATTTTCTTGCTTCCGCCGGGGTGATTGCCGGGTCGCCCGTCTATTTTGGTGTCATGGCCTGGGAACTGAAGAAGGTCTTTGATGATTTTGTCGGCATCCGCAAAAAGATGGAGAACAAGGTGGGGGCCGCCTTTACCACCTCCGGCCATGCCTCGGGCGGAAAGGAAACCACGATCTTTTCCATCCTTCAGTGCATGATGATCTATGGGATGATCCTCGTGGGAGATCCCATGAGTGCCACAGGTCACTACGGTACCGCCTGTGTCGGGGCGCCTGATCCGGAGACCTCGGAGAACGGCTTCAAGTTAGGGGGACGGGTGGCGGAACTCTGCCGGAAGCTTGCATAA
- the cysE gene encoding serine O-acetyltransferase, with the protein MKQTWEKIKSDFDAVFEMDPAATSKLEVLLTYSGFHAVLAYRFAHWIHTRHVPFFPRAISQLAKFLTGVEIHPAARIGKRFFIDHGMGVVIGETTEIGDNVTLYQGVTLGGTGKEHKKRHPTLGDNVVVGAGAKILGSMTLGDNVKVGANAVVLTPVPSNSTVIGVPGRIVKVEGEKVRSSLDHIHLPDPIMERFRNMEKEIGELKEKLKEKEASEQS; encoded by the coding sequence ATGAAACAAACGTGGGAAAAAATCAAATCCGATTTTGATGCCGTCTTCGAGATGGACCCCGCGGCGACCAGCAAACTGGAAGTCCTCCTGACTTACTCCGGTTTCCACGCCGTTCTGGCCTATCGCTTCGCCCATTGGATCCATACCCGCCATGTCCCTTTCTTCCCCCGTGCGATCTCCCAGCTGGCCAAGTTCCTCACCGGTGTGGAGATCCATCCGGCTGCCCGGATCGGGAAACGTTTCTTTATCGACCACGGCATGGGGGTCGTGATCGGGGAAACCACGGAAATCGGCGACAACGTCACCCTCTACCAGGGAGTCACTCTCGGCGGTACCGGGAAGGAACACAAGAAGCGACACCCCACCCTGGGCGACAACGTCGTCGTAGGGGCGGGCGCCAAAATTTTGGGGAGCATGACCCTGGGGGACAATGTCAAGGTCGGCGCCAATGCTGTCGTCCTGACGCCGGTTCCTTCAAACTCAACGGTCATCGGCGTCCCCGGCAGGATTGTGAAGGTCGAGGGGGAAAAGGTCCGAAGCAGTCTCGATCACATTCACCTGCCCGACCCGATCATGGAACGCTTCCGGAATATGGAAAAAGAAATCGGAGAACTCAAAGAGAAATTAAAGGAGAAAGAGGCTTCTGAACAATCCTGA
- a CDS encoding tetratricopeptide repeat protein produces MSSKNDQGISLTLAHFSSPQVDRAGDYVYRIAQPNRALGRLPGIEVVEFSTLSRHRLRLLLEADVLIINLVGDPDLLPIIAERKTARKLTIYEINDYFPGFQPWNPVYYFFKDPENRAIILQLIGTCDAVQVTCRELARRFERYNPNISVFENQMERIGSLKKPDTPFLVGWGGSHGHLEDMKRIAPHLIGWFRKHPEACLSIMGSREIFDLFCDLDEGQKAYTPPGTLDDFYRFIQTLHVGLAPLLPTDYNLCRSDVKFLEYGAFGAVPVCADLEPYHHVIDGETGFLFRTPEELPPLLDRITEDPDLRRRVAARAHDYVQSERMESLHAAERLSFYVEEGRRLDPDGRSGHRIEWIAEIPEARREEKSGYIPLGFTTVEKDLYNGLVHQFQHQKVTEAVKCFKSARAAAPGFYLPNLYLGNALEDSSPEKAEAAYREALTCNPSSCFTAALLGRVRQKQGKHNEALEAFRESARIAPRYARAWMSLALAVQSTGDVSAALANLQHSLEANPYYSPSYTHLGLLLLQQKRRGDARKAFECALALHPESVADNFYLGNILLDDGELEAAERLYHQALTLHPELAAAYVNLSRIYHAQGRSDEAEAARAEALRLQPDLMGKI; encoded by the coding sequence ATGTCCTCAAAAAACGATCAGGGAATTTCTCTGACGCTTGCACACTTCTCCTCGCCGCAGGTGGATCGGGCCGGTGATTATGTTTACCGGATTGCACAGCCAAACCGGGCGCTGGGCCGCCTTCCAGGGATCGAGGTAGTCGAGTTCTCCACCCTTTCCCGGCACAGGCTGCGTCTTTTGCTGGAAGCCGATGTTCTGATCATCAACCTGGTGGGAGATCCGGACCTTCTGCCGATTATCGCTGAACGGAAGACGGCCCGGAAACTGACGATCTATGAAATCAATGATTACTTCCCCGGGTTTCAGCCCTGGAACCCGGTCTATTACTTTTTCAAAGACCCGGAAAACCGAGCGATAATTCTTCAGTTGATTGGAACGTGCGATGCCGTTCAGGTAACTTGCCGTGAACTGGCTCGGCGCTTTGAACGGTACAACCCCAACATCTCCGTTTTCGAGAATCAGATGGAGCGGATCGGCTCTCTCAAAAAACCGGACACCCCCTTTCTCGTCGGCTGGGGAGGTTCCCACGGACATCTCGAAGATATGAAACGGATCGCTCCCCATCTGATCGGCTGGTTCCGTAAACATCCGGAGGCATGCCTTTCCATCATGGGGTCCCGGGAGATCTTCGATCTCTTCTGCGACCTGGATGAGGGACAGAAGGCCTATACACCGCCGGGCACCCTGGACGATTTCTATCGTTTCATCCAGACCCTCCATGTAGGGCTTGCCCCGCTTCTTCCGACGGACTACAATCTCTGCCGGTCCGATGTGAAGTTCCTTGAATACGGCGCCTTCGGAGCCGTTCCGGTCTGTGCCGACCTGGAACCGTACCATCATGTCATCGATGGAGAAACGGGTTTTCTCTTCCGTACACCGGAGGAACTCCCCCCTCTTCTGGACCGAATCACAGAAGATCCGGATCTGCGCCGACGGGTTGCAGCCCGTGCTCACGACTACGTTCAATCGGAGCGGATGGAATCCCTTCATGCTGCGGAGCGGTTGTCCTTTTACGTGGAGGAAGGGAGGCGTCTTGATCCGGACGGACGTTCCGGTCACCGGATCGAGTGGATCGCAGAAATCCCGGAAGCCCGGCGTGAAGAGAAATCGGGTTATATCCCTCTCGGTTTCACAACGGTGGAAAAGGATCTCTACAACGGTCTGGTTCACCAGTTTCAACATCAAAAGGTTACGGAGGCCGTAAAGTGTTTCAAAAGCGCCCGGGCCGCAGCGCCCGGCTTCTACCTGCCGAACCTCTATCTGGGAAATGCCCTGGAAGACTCCTCCCCGGAAAAGGCTGAAGCGGCCTATCGGGAGGCACTTACCTGCAATCCCTCCTCCTGTTTCACCGCCGCTCTTCTGGGCCGGGTCCGGCAAAAGCAGGGAAAGCATAACGAAGCCCTTGAAGCTTTCAGAGAATCCGCCCGAATTGCTCCACGCTATGCCCGGGCCTGGATGTCTCTTGCCCTGGCAGTGCAGTCTACGGGAGATGTATCCGCTGCACTGGCCAATCTGCAGCATTCCCTGGAGGCCAATCCCTACTATTCCCCCTCCTATACCCACCTGGGGCTCCTGCTTCTGCAGCAGAAGCGTAGAGGAGATGCCAGGAAGGCCTTTGAGTGTGCCTTGGCTCTCCACCCGGAATCGGTGGCGGACAACTTTTACCTGGGCAACATCCTGCTGGACGACGGGGAGCTGGAAGCGGCGGAACGGCTCTACCATCAGGCCCTCACTCTCCACCCGGAACTGGCCGCAGCGTATGTTAATCTCAGCCGGATCTACCACGCCCAGGGACGATCGGACGAAGCGGAAGCGGCCCGGGCGGAAGCTCTCCGGCTACAACCCGACCTGATGGGAAAAATATAA
- a CDS encoding U32 family peptidase translates to MPELLAPAGNLEKLRFALHYGADAVYLGGEFFNLRDRAGNFTLDEMAEGTDLAHGLGKKVYLALNVFPHHDDLEAMAVYLPGVAATGIDAVIVADPGVFRLVQRVLPGMPIHISTQANLINGDAVAFWEDQGARRAVLARELPLDEIRWIRQSTNLELEVFVHGAMCMAYSGRCLLSSFLTGRDANRGDCAQPCRWEYTLREEKRPGQSFPIIEEGEKTYLLNSKDLNLIRRLPELIAAGVNSFKIEGRMKSLYYVAAVTRVYRRALDSYRKNPAAYCFREEWEEELQKVSHRPYTTGFLLPKEETRRQFTTGADYIQPYDFVGIVTKIDGREAMIEARNKIRPGDRIEWIGPEMKMFETEIKRMQEIDGTPLSCAQPQQTFVTTPVPPVAPFFLLRRKR, encoded by the coding sequence CTGCCGGAACTCCTTGCGCCCGCCGGAAATCTCGAAAAACTCCGTTTTGCCCTTCACTACGGCGCCGATGCCGTTTACCTCGGCGGTGAATTCTTTAACCTCCGGGATCGGGCGGGGAATTTCACCCTTGATGAGATGGCCGAAGGGACGGACCTGGCCCACGGTCTGGGAAAAAAGGTCTATCTGGCTCTGAACGTCTTTCCCCATCATGACGATCTGGAGGCAATGGCCGTCTATCTCCCCGGGGTCGCCGCAACGGGTATCGATGCCGTCATCGTGGCGGATCCGGGGGTCTTCCGGCTTGTACAGCGGGTCCTTCCCGGAATGCCGATTCACATCAGCACTCAGGCCAACCTCATCAACGGCGATGCCGTTGCTTTCTGGGAGGACCAGGGGGCCCGCCGTGCCGTCCTGGCCCGGGAGCTACCCCTTGATGAAATCCGCTGGATCCGTCAATCCACAAATCTGGAATTAGAGGTTTTTGTCCACGGGGCGATGTGTATGGCCTATTCCGGACGCTGCCTTCTCTCCTCCTTTCTCACCGGCCGGGACGCCAACCGGGGTGACTGCGCCCAACCCTGCCGGTGGGAATATACCCTCCGTGAGGAGAAACGACCCGGCCAATCCTTCCCCATTATTGAAGAGGGAGAAAAAACTTACCTCCTCAACTCAAAGGACCTGAACCTCATCCGCCGGCTGCCGGAATTGATTGCAGCCGGCGTCAACAGTTTCAAGATCGAGGGGAGGATGAAGAGCCTTTACTATGTGGCCGCCGTCACGCGAGTCTACCGCCGTGCGCTGGATAGCTACCGGAAAAATCCAGCCGCTTATTGTTTTCGGGAAGAGTGGGAGGAAGAGTTGCAGAAAGTCAGCCACCGGCCTTACACAACGGGTTTTCTTTTACCGAAAGAGGAGACACGGCGGCAATTCACAACAGGCGCCGATTATATTCAACCGTACGATTTTGTGGGGATCGTCACGAAGATCGACGGACGGGAAGCTATGATCGAGGCCCGGAACAAGATCCGCCCCGGCGACCGAATCGAATGGATCGGTCCTGAGATGAAAATGTTCGAAACCGAAATAAAGCGTATGCAGGAGATCGACGGGACCCCCCTCTCCTGCGCACAGCCTCAGCAGACATTTGTCACCACGCCAGTGCCGCCCGTAGCCCCATTCTTCCTGCTTCGAAGAAAACGGTAA
- a CDS encoding PDZ domain-containing protein, which translates to MIRSLKASLMILMILMTWNPASAEEIPLYRLNVRLLPGIHTIEGHGIISVTSGNRFEIDPAPFSMTGWRLDGKKIDSFEAVNRRLAADPGPHVLEFDYRKVFSGEDGENALNPKGVILLSRWYPTISLRSRYRLTVTLPRSMTAVSETESVKESLGEKTRTVRFVFPHAIGGITLAAGPYKIRQERIHGITLRVLFFAEDDTLAGRYLDRARRYIELYEKMLGPFPYPIFSIVENRYPTGSSFPTYTLLGAAVIRLPFILQTSLGHEILHQWFGNSLFVNNAEGNWSEGLTTYLADHWYKAQAGKGAAYRKKILTDYRNYVTRKNDFPLKDFRERTNRATQAIGYGKGAMFFHMLRRKVGDEKFFAGLKETIAAEKFKRLLWHDLEKHFSTAAGEDLAPFFTQWLERKGVPEFRVKNPRLLYRNGAYRLSFDLRQEGKPWRFKLPVTVVTPDGRKTYTFPVEGATEHWSHTFTEKPSRLIIDPNYDVMRSLTKEETPQVLSGFLGRPGSLVILPDEDSDLYRDAADLFRRKGFKVIQAKEVTEEDLRNHSALIFSRKNRIYQRLFAGTSLPRGDLVLKVTANPLNTELTDVLAGGDRPGSSLPALRKIFHYGNDAELVFRDGHVISRKAGTAEQGIVVDLDLHVEAVEPKKDLDLDAVVTKIRDRRLIFIGESHTAYAHHVVQREIIRRIFKARRKLIIGMEMFQRPYQEYLNQYIQGKIDEAEMLRKTEYFSRWKYEYNLYRDILQYARAKKIPVIALNLRAEIIRKVSRKGISSLTPDEAEALPRDIDMTNQTYRQYMQEIFKEHPEGKSQAAGKTGALFADFFQSQVLWDETMAHTIAETLRKHPDTPMVVLAGNGHLQYSWGIPDRVHRITGIRGTVILNDINDTIRRDLADYILFPDPMKTPESPKLMVMLSKNKNGIEVVKMLRNGPADKGGMREGDLILKIGKEKIRKIDDVKIALLGKKKGETIKVKIRRKHLFLGRKETQLKVHL; encoded by the coding sequence ATGATAAGATCGCTAAAAGCATCATTGATGATACTGATGATCCTCATGACCTGGAACCCTGCATCCGCCGAAGAAATTCCTTTGTACCGATTGAACGTGAGATTACTGCCCGGCATCCACACCATCGAGGGGCACGGCATCATCTCCGTGACCAGTGGGAACCGGTTCGAGATCGACCCGGCTCCTTTTTCCATGACCGGGTGGCGGCTGGACGGCAAGAAGATTGATTCCTTCGAAGCAGTCAACCGGAGACTCGCAGCGGATCCCGGCCCCCACGTCCTGGAATTCGATTACCGAAAAGTTTTCTCCGGTGAGGACGGGGAAAACGCTCTTAACCCGAAAGGGGTGATACTCCTCAGTCGGTGGTACCCGACAATTTCTCTCCGGAGCCGCTACAGGTTGACGGTAACCCTGCCCCGCTCCATGACCGCCGTCTCGGAAACGGAGTCGGTAAAAGAGAGCCTCGGCGAGAAGACCCGGACCGTCCGTTTCGTTTTCCCCCACGCCATCGGGGGGATTACCCTCGCTGCCGGTCCCTACAAGATCCGTCAAGAGCGGATCCACGGCATTACCTTGCGGGTTCTCTTCTTCGCGGAGGACGACACACTCGCCGGGCGCTACCTCGATCGGGCACGCCGTTACATCGAACTCTACGAGAAGATGCTCGGTCCATTTCCCTATCCGATTTTCTCCATCGTCGAAAACCGTTACCCCACCGGCTCTTCATTCCCGACCTACACCCTTCTCGGCGCTGCGGTCATCCGACTTCCCTTCATCCTCCAGACCTCCCTCGGACACGAGATCCTGCATCAGTGGTTCGGCAACAGCCTCTTCGTGAACAACGCTGAAGGAAACTGGTCCGAAGGATTAACGACCTACCTTGCCGATCACTGGTATAAGGCACAGGCAGGAAAGGGGGCGGCCTACCGGAAAAAGATCCTGACCGACTACCGCAACTATGTGACCAGGAAGAATGATTTTCCTCTCAAGGATTTCCGGGAACGCACGAACCGGGCCACGCAGGCCATAGGCTACGGGAAGGGGGCCATGTTCTTTCACATGCTCCGCAGAAAGGTCGGGGACGAGAAGTTCTTTGCCGGCCTGAAGGAGACGATTGCCGCGGAGAAATTCAAACGGCTCTTATGGCATGACCTCGAAAAACATTTTTCCACCGCCGCCGGAGAAGATCTTGCCCCCTTCTTCACACAGTGGCTCGAACGGAAGGGGGTTCCGGAGTTCCGGGTGAAAAACCCGAGGCTCCTTTACCGCAACGGGGCCTACCGGCTGAGTTTCGACCTCCGCCAGGAAGGAAAACCCTGGCGGTTCAAACTTCCCGTAACGGTCGTCACACCGGACGGCCGCAAGACTTACACATTCCCTGTCGAAGGTGCGACAGAACATTGGTCGCATACCTTCACCGAGAAACCTTCCCGGCTCATCATCGATCCGAACTACGACGTCATGCGGAGCCTGACGAAGGAGGAGACCCCGCAGGTTCTCTCCGGATTCCTCGGACGGCCGGGCTCCCTGGTCATTCTTCCCGATGAAGATTCCGATCTCTACAGGGATGCTGCAGACCTCTTCCGGCGAAAGGGCTTCAAGGTCATTCAGGCCAAAGAGGTCACCGAAGAAGATCTCAGGAACCACTCCGCCTTGATCTTCTCAAGGAAAAACCGGATCTATCAGCGCCTCTTCGCCGGTACGTCACTCCCCCGAGGCGACCTGGTCCTGAAAGTGACGGCCAATCCGCTGAACACGGAATTGACCGACGTCCTTGCAGGAGGAGATCGGCCCGGTTCCAGCCTCCCCGCCCTGAGAAAGATCTTTCACTACGGGAACGACGCCGAACTGGTCTTCCGCGACGGGCACGTCATCTCGCGTAAGGCCGGTACGGCGGAACAGGGGATCGTTGTCGACCTGGACCTTCATGTAGAGGCCGTTGAGCCGAAGAAGGACCTCGACCTGGATGCCGTCGTCACAAAAATCCGGGATCGGCGTCTTATCTTCATCGGAGAATCGCATACCGCATACGCCCATCATGTCGTGCAGCGTGAGATCATCCGGCGCATCTTTAAGGCCCGGAGGAAACTCATCATCGGCATGGAGATGTTTCAACGTCCCTACCAGGAATATCTCAATCAGTATATTCAGGGCAAAATCGACGAAGCGGAGATGCTCCGGAAAACGGAATACTTTTCCCGCTGGAAATATGAATATAACCTCTACCGGGACATCCTGCAGTATGCCCGGGCGAAGAAGATTCCCGTCATCGCTCTCAACCTGCGGGCGGAAATCATCCGCAAAGTCTCCCGCAAAGGGATCTCTTCTCTGACGCCCGATGAGGCCGAGGCCCTGCCGCGGGATATCGACATGACCAACCAGACCTACCGGCAATACATGCAGGAGATCTTCAAGGAACACCCCGAGGGAAAGAGTCAGGCTGCGGGCAAAACGGGGGCGCTTTTTGCTGATTTCTTCCAGTCCCAGGTCCTCTGGGATGAGACCATGGCCCACACGATTGCAGAAACCCTGCGAAAACACCCCGATACGCCGATGGTCGTCCTTGCCGGAAATGGTCACCTGCAATATTCCTGGGGGATCCCCGACCGGGTGCACCGGATCACCGGCATACGGGGAACGGTGATTTTAAACGATATCAATGACACCATTCGAAGAGACCTGGCCGACTACATACTTTTTCCCGATCCGATGAAAACGCCGGAGAGTCCGAAACTGATGGTCATGCTGTCAAAAAACAAAAACGGCATCGAAGTCGTAAAGATGCTGCGAAACGGTCCGGCCGACAAGGGCGGCATGCGGGAGGGAGATCTTATCTTAAAGATCGGAAAAGAAAAAATCCGGAAGATCGACGATGTTAAAATCGCGCTCCTCGGCAAGAAAAAGGGAGAAACCATTAAGGTAAAGATCCGGAGGAAACATCTATTCCTGGGAAGGAAGGAGACCCAACTGAAGGTCCATCTTTAA
- a CDS encoding response regulator, protein MTRTIPKMMVIDGQATLREEIRLALKREGYEVETFRGGASALNRMKRKQFNVVITDLRMHGTDGIEVLRTVKSLYPETSVIIITAYASLGVVTDALREGVHDFFTKPIRINELKASILRALPGQNA, encoded by the coding sequence ATGACAAGAACAATTCCGAAGATGATGGTCATCGATGGTCAGGCGACCCTGCGCGAGGAGATCCGTCTTGCACTGAAACGGGAAGGGTATGAGGTGGAAACCTTTCGGGGCGGGGCATCTGCGCTGAACCGGATGAAGCGGAAGCAATTCAATGTGGTGATTACCGACCTGCGGATGCACGGGACCGACGGGATCGAGGTCCTCCGTACGGTGAAGAGTCTCTACCCGGAAACGTCCGTCATTATCATCACCGCCTATGCCAGCCTCGGCGTGGTCACCGACGCCTTACGGGAGGGGGTCCATGATTTCTTCACCAAGCCGATACGAATCAATGAACTGAAGGCATCGATCCTGAGGGCGCTGCCGGGACAGAATGCCTGA
- the ispD gene encoding 2-C-methyl-D-erythritol 4-phosphate cytidylyltransferase, with protein MISSTEGKCIAIVPAAGAGTRMGGPTKKQFLRLAGKPILTHTLERLESCPEIDGVILVVPSEEVLFCREEIVQPFGLQKILSVLVGGRERQDSVRTGLQALPESTTVVVIHDGVRPFAEVPLFRQCIETARKGVGAVVGLPVVETIKSVGPKRRVLQTVPRERLWSIQTPQAFPASLLHEAYDRAGREGFYGTDDASLVERIGYPVEVLRGSESNIKITSPGDLLMGEVILKERTDHAHRTGI; from the coding sequence ATGATTTCATCCACAGAGGGGAAGTGTATTGCCATTGTTCCCGCCGCCGGCGCCGGGACCCGGATGGGCGGACCTACGAAAAAACAGTTCCTCCGGCTGGCTGGGAAACCTATTTTGACACACACTTTGGAGAGACTGGAAAGCTGTCCGGAGATCGACGGCGTGATCCTTGTGGTCCCGTCGGAGGAGGTTCTCTTCTGTCGGGAAGAGATTGTTCAACCCTTCGGTCTGCAAAAGATCCTGTCGGTTCTCGTTGGAGGACGTGAGCGGCAGGATTCGGTCCGGACAGGCTTGCAGGCCCTGCCGGAATCAACGACGGTTGTGGTGATCCACGACGGGGTTCGCCCCTTTGCGGAAGTTCCCCTCTTCCGGCAGTGTATCGAAACCGCCCGGAAAGGCGTCGGGGCTGTCGTCGGCCTTCCCGTCGTGGAGACGATCAAATCGGTGGGCCCCAAACGGAGGGTTCTGCAAACCGTACCCCGGGAGAGACTCTGGTCCATTCAGACCCCCCAGGCCTTTCCCGCTTCCCTGCTTCACGAAGCCTACGACCGGGCAGGCCGGGAAGGGTTTTACGGAACGGACGATGCCTCCCTCGTGGAACGGATCGGGTACCCCGTGGAAGTTCTCAGGGGCAGTGAAAGCAACATCAAAATCACCTCTCCCGGAGATCTTCTCATGGGGGAGGTCATTCTGAAGGAGAGAACAGACCATGCGCATCGGACAGGGATATGA
- a CDS encoding DUF202 domain-containing protein produces the protein MIHTNSQSPFQGLVKHGILDAKTLAEALGVAERHGLPPAEILLREYDLPRAALQQALADHYHCGVLEYDERLPIPPELLSGLETEKLREEGWFPVIKKADGTVVVACTNPADPALPAEVQEILGTGPFEFKVCLPDDIRWFTEDFLHAKPGKLVGTERTGLAYWRNNMAQWRTALACYRTDMARARTALAIMRAGLGLITISFALTRAHYLALPEAATILILVLGCVLAVGAVLPYLEVRRSRLRPPGDTTLVEVTATEVSFLKNYLNPEKSPVKAPHREKMLARISDRLLEYCTLLYPPPGSLERTHLARERNVLAAQRTIAACNRTIYARARTGLAFIRTGISFISIGIGLIKYFGPGRNTIFDALLILIGLLLTIDGARWYRPAHRSQTVFSELGSRFRLENFVSRS, from the coding sequence ATGATACACACTAATTCACAAAGCCCGTTCCAGGGTCTGGTCAAACACGGGATTCTGGATGCGAAAACCCTGGCCGAGGCACTCGGGGTCGCCGAACGTCATGGCCTGCCGCCGGCCGAGATCCTTCTACGGGAGTACGACCTTCCCCGCGCAGCGCTCCAGCAGGCCCTTGCCGATCATTACCACTGCGGGGTCCTTGAATACGATGAACGGCTGCCGATTCCCCCCGAGCTCCTGTCCGGGCTGGAGACTGAAAAACTGCGGGAGGAAGGATGGTTTCCGGTCATCAAAAAGGCCGACGGTACGGTAGTCGTCGCTTGCACGAATCCCGCCGACCCCGCCCTTCCAGCAGAGGTGCAGGAAATCCTCGGAACCGGGCCATTTGAATTCAAGGTCTGCCTCCCGGACGACATCCGATGGTTCACTGAAGACTTTCTCCATGCAAAACCGGGCAAACTGGTGGGTACGGAGCGAACCGGCCTGGCCTATTGGCGTAATAACATGGCCCAGTGGCGGACTGCTCTCGCCTGCTACAGGACGGACATGGCCCGTGCCCGCACCGCCCTGGCGATCATGCGTGCCGGACTGGGACTGATCACCATTTCCTTTGCTCTCACCCGGGCACACTACCTCGCACTCCCCGAAGCAGCGACGATTCTTATTCTGGTCCTGGGTTGCGTCCTGGCCGTCGGCGCCGTACTCCCTTATCTCGAAGTCCGCCGCAGCCGCCTCCGTCCCCCCGGCGACACGACGCTGGTCGAGGTCACCGCCACGGAAGTAAGCTTTCTGAAGAACTATCTCAACCCGGAGAAATCCCCCGTCAAAGCACCGCACCGGGAGAAAATGCTGGCCCGGATCAGTGACCGGCTTCTGGAGTACTGCACCCTGCTCTATCCGCCCCCCGGAAGTCTGGAGCGGACACACCTTGCTCGGGAGCGAAACGTTCTGGCCGCCCAACGGACCATCGCCGCCTGCAACCGGACCATATACGCCCGGGCACGAACCGGGTTGGCATTCATCCGGACCGGGATCTCCTTCATCAGCATCGGGATCGGTTTAATCAAATACTTCGGCCCCGGCAGAAACACGATCTTTGACGCCCTGCTCATCCTGATCGGCCTTCTGCTGACGATCGACGGTGCCCGCTGGTATCGTCCGGCACACCGGTCGCAAACCGTTTTCTCGGAACTCGGCAGCCGATTCCGTCTCGAAAATTTTGTCAGCCGGTCATAG